The Procambarus clarkii isolate CNS0578487 chromosome 66, FALCON_Pclarkii_2.0, whole genome shotgun sequence genome has a window encoding:
- the LOC123769136 gene encoding adhesion G-protein coupled receptor G2 — MAEKLMLLVMVTCLIGLCASFEYSDLVAINATCAPKDTCIVDKGPRVGDSNDWKERNCFCDDLCGEYGDCCLDAHAYNVDQQKRPGHYECVHLKQFGDLYMRGTCMAGWEDLEIAMLCSSGTPDSSSDRRDPLVDLPVTSLDSAVTYTNFYCAVCNKDSSSLEMWKPRLECPTLASYHSRFRNLTMEYVSSNLIFNDENWGLYIDDNGVEVFHTCFIDPVLPETVLHLVRPCKKMTKTCASNWTDTDVENLCHSYTAVVYNFEHVYRNPHCAVCNYVPKNYTCFYRILTRFYFGDEFNPSAFSLLFDFVDTSGGNVVGSTSVCRPGEVFDPFFKKCRNVVCGKANQEYRFGRCIDIGVASDPAGDEVSTSSSTTTATTTSSTTTTTTSSPTTTSSATSPTTKPLNTSTEKAGLEDISLTTVEPSVMATTVSLNTTVVPIIKEVLTGSTNTSRERAQTLTCERFLLPADEFTMSANGTVVVEKYRRTYQPHEYEQTEGGILICIIQPETDKFSRMMGWVSLAGLGLSCVCLLLHLIAFLIVPDLRNLSGKNLASLCLVLLAAYTTFILSVFGEPGKRECFILAAAMYYFFLSSFCWMNVMAFDIWRTLKLATSELRVTVGGQWSKFILYCIHGWLLPAAALSVLVTLDLVRPDGLPQHYFPTLGERWCWFGQRKALLVFFAAPLVTIMLVNLVFFIFSAGIIAETTQSTAKMTSCSPHQSQFKLYMRLALLMGLTWISGIVAGYLQLEPIWYVFVLLNTLQGVFIFLAFTCTRKVWRVAAGGCWRRVVLARSCAPWVARSPSSSRQGLESRDSHDSQLSHASHTSATHLTSTASRTTVDAF, encoded by the coding sequence ATGGCAGAAAAGTTAATGCTTCTAGTAATGGTGACGTGCCTCATAGGACTGTGTGCAAGCTTTGAGTACTCGGATTTAGTGGCTATTAACGCGACATGTGCGCCCAAAGACACTTGTATTGTTGACAAGGGCCCCCGCGTGGGCGACTCAAATGACTGGAAGGAAAGGAACTGTTTTTGTGATGATCTTTGTGGTGAATATGGCGACTGTTGCCTGGACGCCCACGCGTACAATGTCGACCAGCAGAAGAGGCCAGGCCACTATGAGTGCGTGCACCTGAAGCAGTTTGGCGACCTGTACATGCGAGGGACTTGCATGGCGGGCTGGGAGGACCTGGAAATTGCAATGTTGTGTTCGAGTGGCACTCCAGACTCCAGCTCGGATCGCAGAGACCCCCTGGTTGACCTACCTGTGACCAGCCTCGACTCTGCCGTCACCTACACCAACTTCTACTGCGCCGTCTGCAACAAGGACTCCAGCTCCCTGGAGATGTGGAAGCCGCGTCTGGAGTGTCCCACTCTCGCCAGTTACCACTCCCGCTTCAGGAATCTGACGATGGAGTATGTCTCGTCTAATCTGATCTTCAATGACGAAAACTGGGGACTCTATATTGATGACAATGGAGTTGAGGTCTTCCACACCTGCTTCATAGACCCAGTGTTGCCGGAAACTGTTCTACATTTAGTGAGGCCTTGCAAGAAGATGACCAAGACCTGTGCCTCTAATTGGACGGATACAGATGTAGAAAACCTCTGCCATTCGTACACCGCTGTGGTGTACAATTTCGAACATGTCTATAGAAACCCTCACTGCGCTGTGTGCAACTATGTACCCAAAAACTACACTTGCTTCTATAGGATATTGACAAGATTTTATTTCGGCGACGAGTTTAATCCAAGTGCATTTTCTCTGCTGTTTGACTTTGTAGACACGAGTGGCGGCAACGTGGTGGGGTCCACCTCTGTGTGCAGGCCGGGGGAAGTGTTTGACCCGTTCTTTAAGAAGTGTAGGAATGTGGTGTGTGGTAAAGCTAACCAAGAATACAGGTTCGGTCGTTGTATTGACATCGGTGTCGCCAGTGACCCAGCTGGGGACGAGGTCTCGACAAGCTCGTCAACAACCACTGCAACTACAACCTcatccacaaccaccacaactacaagcTCGCCCACAACCACCTCAAGTGCTACGTCTCCAACGACCAAGCCACTGAATACCAGCACAGAGAAAGCTGGCCTGGAAGACATATCCCTAACCACCGTTGAGCCTTCAGTCATGGCTACAACAGTCTCCCTGAACACAACAGTTGTGCCAATAATCAAGGAAGTGTTGACGGGTTCCACAAACacgagcagagagagagcccaaaCGCTGACGTGCGAGAGGTTCCTGCTGCCTGCTGATGAGTTCACGATGAGTGCCAACGGTACTGTGGTGGTTGAGAAGTACCGTCGGACCTACCAGCCTCACGAGTATGAACAAACGGAAGGCGGCATTCTCATCTGCATCATCCAGCCAGAAACAGACAAGTTCTCTCGCATGATGGGCTGGGTGTCGCTGGCCGGACTCGGCCTCTCCTGTGTGTGCCTTCTATTGCACTTGATTGCATTTTTGATCGTTCCAGATCTAAGAAACCTGTCTGGAAAGAACCTGGCTTCTCTTTGCCTAGTTCTCCTAGCCGCATACACTACCTTCATACTGAGTGTATTTGGGGAACCAGGCAAGAGAGAGTGCTTCATCCTGGCAGCCGCCATGTACTACTTCTTCCTCTCATCCTTCTGCTGGATGAACGTGATGGCATTCGACATCTGGAGGACGCTGAAGTTAGCAACGTCAGAGCTTCGAGTAACTGTAGGTGGACAGTGGAGCAAGTTTATATTATACTGCATCCACGGGTGGCTACTGCCCGCTGCTGCTCTCTCTGTGCTGGTGACCCTCGACCTGGTGCGCCCTGACGGCCTCCCTCAACACTACTTCCCCACCCTGGGAGAACGTTGGTGTTGGTTTGGACAACGTAAAGCTCTTCTGGTGTTCTTTGCGGCTCCACTGGTGACAATAATGTTGGTCAATTTAGTGTTCTTCATCTTCTCTGCAGGAATAATCGCCGAAACAACACAGTCAACCGCGAAAATGACCTCATGTTCGCCGCACCAGAGCCAGTTCAAGCTGTACATGCGTCTGGCGCTGCTGATGGGTCTGACTTGGATCAGCGGCATCGTAGCGGGCTACCTGCAGCTGGAGCCCATCTGGTACGTGTTCGTGCTGCTGAACACACTGCAAGGCGTCTTCATCTTCCTTGCCTTCACGTGTACGCGGAAGGTGTGGCGCGTGGCGGCAGGAGGGTGCTGGAGGCGTGTGGTGCTGGCGCGCAGCTGCGCCCCCTGGGTGGCCAGGAGTCCCTCCTCCAGCAGGCAGGGGCTCGAATCCCGCGACTCTCACGACTCTCAGCTTTCACACGCTTCCCATACCTCCGCCACGCACCTCACCTCCACCGCCTCACGCACCACAGTCGACGCTTTCTAG